From Yersinia hibernica, a single genomic window includes:
- the urtA gene encoding urea ABC transporter substrate-binding protein, which produces MQHRNLIKVFALSASVIGMGVAFGALAADTIKVGILHSLSGTMAISETPLKDMALMSIDDINAHGGVLGKQLEPVIVDPASNWPLFAEKARQLLTQDKVAVVFGAWTSVSRKSVLPVFEELNGLLFYPVQYEGEEMSPNVFYTGAAPNQQAIPAVEYLLSEDGGGAKRFILLGTDYVYPRTTNKILRAFLHSKGVQDKDIEEIYTPFGYSDYQTIVSNIKKFSADGKTAVISTINGDSNVPFYKELANQGIKATDVPVIAFSVGEEELRGIDTKPLVGNLAAWNYFQSVDNPTNQKFVEQWKAYAKAHKLPNADTAVTNDPMEATWVGMHMWAQAVEKAQSTYVDKVRAAMAGQTYQAPSGFTLTMDETNHHLHKPVMIGEIEADGQFNVVWQTDAPIRAQPWSPFIAGNDKKPDHPVKSTQ; this is translated from the coding sequence ATGCAACATCGTAACTTAATTAAGGTTTTTGCACTTTCAGCTTCGGTTATCGGTATGGGAGTGGCTTTTGGTGCATTGGCCGCTGATACTATTAAAGTGGGTATTTTGCACTCATTGTCCGGCACGATGGCTATTTCTGAAACTCCCCTGAAAGATATGGCGTTAATGAGTATTGATGATATCAATGCTCATGGTGGTGTATTGGGTAAACAGCTTGAGCCGGTTATTGTTGACCCGGCATCTAACTGGCCGTTATTTGCCGAAAAAGCACGGCAATTATTAACACAAGATAAAGTCGCGGTTGTTTTTGGTGCTTGGACTTCAGTCTCTCGTAAATCAGTTTTGCCGGTATTTGAAGAACTCAATGGTTTATTGTTCTATCCGGTGCAATACGAAGGAGAGGAGATGTCACCGAATGTTTTCTATACCGGTGCAGCCCCCAATCAGCAGGCTATCCCTGCGGTGGAATATTTACTGAGTGAAGATGGCGGTGGCGCGAAACGTTTTATCTTACTGGGTACTGATTATGTTTATCCGCGCACCACCAACAAGATTTTACGTGCTTTCCTGCACAGTAAAGGTGTCCAGGATAAAGATATCGAGGAGATTTATACCCCGTTTGGCTATAGCGATTACCAAACTATCGTGAGCAATATTAAGAAATTCTCTGCCGATGGGAAAACGGCAGTAATTTCCACCATCAATGGCGATTCGAATGTTCCTTTCTACAAAGAGTTAGCTAATCAGGGCATTAAAGCGACGGATGTCCCCGTCATTGCTTTCTCTGTGGGAGAGGAAGAACTTCGCGGTATTGATACCAAACCACTGGTCGGTAATCTCGCGGCGTGGAACTATTTCCAGTCGGTGGATAACCCAACGAACCAGAAGTTTGTTGAGCAATGGAAAGCTTATGCCAAAGCACACAAGTTGCCGAATGCGGATACCGCCGTTACCAACGACCCGATGGAAGCGACTTGGGTTGGCATGCATATGTGGGCTCAAGCGGTAGAAAAAGCTCAATCAACATATGTGGATAAAGTGCGCGCGGCGATGGCTGGGCAGACTTATCAAGCACCGTCAGGCTTCACCTTGACCATGGATGAAACCAACCATCATTTACATAAACCCGTGATGATTGGCGAAATTGAGGCTGATGGGCAGTTCAATGTGGTGTGGCAGACTGATGCGCCTATCCGTGCGCAACCATGGAGCCCATTTATCGCCGGAAATGATAAAAAACCGGACCACCCCGTGAAAAGCACTCAGTAG
- a CDS encoding DUF1456 family protein, producing the protein MINNDVLRSVRYMLNVNDTKITEIIKLADFEVNNADVVNFLKKEDEAGYQDCPDLVMAHFLNGLIFFRRGKDDKFPAPAVEPVITNNIVLKKLRVAFELKDTDMHDVFNAVEFPVSKPELNALFRKEGSKNFRPCGDQVLRYFLKGLTLRIRGPKK; encoded by the coding sequence ATGATCAACAACGATGTGCTCCGTAGTGTTCGCTATATGCTTAACGTAAACGATACCAAGATAACAGAAATCATTAAGCTGGCTGATTTTGAAGTGAACAATGCGGATGTCGTTAATTTTCTTAAAAAAGAAGACGAAGCTGGTTATCAGGATTGTCCTGATCTGGTGATGGCACATTTCCTTAATGGCCTGATTTTCTTTAGGCGTGGTAAAGATGACAAGTTCCCCGCACCAGCGGTGGAACCCGTCATTACTAACAATATCGTGCTAAAAAAACTGCGTGTTGCATTTGAATTGAAAGACACGGATATGCACGATGTTTTCAACGCGGTGGAATTCCCAGTGTCAAAACCTGAGTTAAATGCTTTGTTCCGTAAGGAGGGAAGCAAAAATTTCCGCCCTTGTGGTGATCAAGTATTACGCTATTTCTTGAAGGGTTTGACATTACGTATCCGTGGCCCTAAAAAATGA